The following is a genomic window from Chthoniobacterales bacterium.
CTTCGCTGCGACTCGGATTAGAGGTGCGAAACGCAACGCCGATCGACGGACGGACAACATCGTGGCGGCGCTGTTCGAACACGAGACTTCTCGGGCGCTCGATCCCCACCTGCACACGCATTGCATCGTCTTCAATGCCACACACGATCCTGAAGAGCGGCGTTGGAAGGCGCTGCAAAATTATGAGATGCTCGGCGCGCAGAAGTTCGTTGAGAACGTGTACTATCACGAACTCGCGCGAGCATTGGGGAGCTTCGGCTACACGATCGCGAACTCTGCGCGCGGTGACTTTGAACTCGCCGAGATCCCGCGTGCTCTTTGCGAACGTTTCTCGAAGCGACATCGCGAGATCGACGACAAGACGCGTGAGTTTCTCGCGTCGCATCCAGACAAGCTGCCCGGAAATCAGAACGCGATTCGCGAACACATCGCGCACAAAGAACGCGCGCGAAAAGGTGAGATGGCTGCCGCCGGTTTGTTGCGGAAGCTTTGGGAAGAGCAAGTCACTCCTGAAGAATTGGCCGCGATACGCGAGCGCCACGTTGCTCGACCTGCAATTGAGCAGGGCGGCAGCGCCGAGAGCGCGTTGTCCTGGGCGGAAGCGCATCTCTTCGAACGCCGCTCTGTCGTACGAGAACACGAGCTTTGGCGTCATGCGTTGGAGGCGATTCGAGGCAGCTCCGTTGGTCTCGCCGAGATCAAGCGACTGAGTGCCTCTCGCGATTACCTCCGGGGCGACAACGACAGGGTCGCGCACCGCGAGATGCTCGCGCGCGAGTGGGAGATTGTTCGGGCGGCAACTGACGGCATCGGCATACATCCTCCGTTGGCCCGAGCGAGAGCAGAAATTCACAGCCAACTCGCGCCAGACCAGCAGCTCGCCCTCGGCTCCATCCTCTCGTCTAGAAACTTCATCACACTATTTCGTGGCGGCGCCGGCACGGGGAAAAGTTTCGTCCTTCAGCGAGTTCAAGGCGCAGTCAACAAAAACGGTCGGAGATCCGTTGTCGTCGCCCCGCAACGTCAGCAAGTGATCGACCTCATGCGCGATGGTCTGGTGGACGCGCAAACGGTTAGCGAATGCCTCCAGCGCGGAACGTTACCGGATGGCGGCGTCGTCATAGTCGATGAAGCGGGCCAAATCGGCGGTCGGCAGTTGCTCGATCTCATTCGCCTGGTTCGTGGAGTGGACGGGCGACTGATTCTCTCCGGCGATACCCGACAGCATGGCCCAGTTGAAGCGTCCGATGCCTTACGAGCAATCGAGCGTTACGCCGGGCTTCCTGCCGCGCAGTTGGAGCAGGTTCGGCGGCAGGAGCCGAAGCGCGCTCAATCGATCGAAGAACGCAAACGCATCGAACAGTACCGCGCCGCTGTGGAAGCAGCAGCGGCTGGCGATCTGGCGCAATCAGTTCGGAAGCTCGAAGGAATAAACGCGTTCGTCGAGTGCGGTCCCGCTGAGCAGAACGAACACATTCGCGACGCGTATCTCGATATCGCTAAACGCGGCGAATCAGCCCTCGTAATTTCGCAGACACGCGCTGAAGTGCGCGACATAAACAATGCGATTCGCGAGCAACTGCGCCAACGCGGAGTGCTCGGCGCAGAATCAGAAGTCACCGCTCTTGATCAGCTCGACCTTACCGCCGCTCAGAAGCTGGATGCGCGTCACTATCCGCCCAATTGCGTTCTCGTGTTCAACCGCGATGTCGCTGGTTTCAAGCGCGGCGCGCAAGCGAAGCTGATTGGGATTACCGCGAATCGACTGGCAATCGAACTTGCCGGTAAAGTACGCCAGATCCCGGTAGCGAAGATCGATCACTTGAACGTTTGCAGAGCGAGCGAACTCGCCATCGCTGCGGGAGACAAACTTCAGCTGAAAGCGAACGGCGCGACCGCTGACGGCCGGAAGCTCGCGAACGGCGAGATAGTCAACATCGCCGCGATCAAACCAAATGGAGCTATCCGCTTGCAGGACGGTCGCATCTTGCCGCCACACTATCGTCAATTCGTGCTGGGGTATGCGGTAACGTCGTACGGATCACAGGGGAAAACTATCGATCACGTTCTGTTCTCCGACTCCGCAGTTCGGGCAGCGACGAACGCGCAGCAATGGTACGTCACGATTTCGCGCGGTCGGAAGAGCATCAGAATCTTCACACCCGACAAGGAGCAACTCCGTCATGCGATTATGCGCAGCGGACAGCGAGAGCTCGCGCTCGATCTTCTTCCCCCCGGAGTTCGTCGCCATCGCGTCCGCGATCGAATGCTCCGCGCTGTACGTCGGGGGCGCGATTTCGCCCGCCGCGTATGTCGCATCGCAATGAGCGAGTGGACGACACGATTCATCGACTCGCGAACAACACTCGCAAATGAAATCCGACAGCAACAGAGAAGCCGTTCCGCCCGCCCCAACGTGCTGGCAGCGTGAAGCTCCCGTCGCGTGCGTGCGCATCGAGACATCTGCTCGCGAAGCACGTGTCTTTCCCTACCATCATCTCGTCACGGCTTCGCTGAATGAGACGGATGATTTAGAAACTCTAAATGTCGCGTTCTCGTCGCATGATGTGGAAATCCGCGGTCGAAACCTGCGGCCACTTCTGCTCGCACTGCAAGATTTCGGAGTGAAATGGCTGCGCGCCATTCCAGAGCGCTATCATGGCCTGGCCGGCGACAAGAACGGTCTAATCACGAGCATTCGAATCGAGGAAGCAGAATAGGCAGAAAGAATTCGCTCGTATCGTTGTTGGCTGCGGTATCGGCATCAATAAAGCCGCACGGGCATTCCCGCCCTAGTCGCTCCAATTCTTGCGCAATGGGCGACGACCGAAGGTTCACAATGCGGGCATGAAATACTCGCAGCTGAGACGCGGTCTCTCGCCTGAGGATGCCGCGGCTTACGTCGGCAGCAAGGAACTGCTTCGGCAGTTTGAGCGCGCGAAATGGGTGAAGCCTTTCATTCGCGGCAACCGTCTCACGCGTTTTGACATTCGCGATCTCGACACATGCATCGACCGACTAAAAGCCGGTGAACTGCTGCCGAACGGCGCTCACGCTGCGACTACACCGTGAACGCCTTCATGATCTCACGATCATCCGGTCGCAATTTGGCATAGTGTCGCTGCACCACGCGCACGTCATCGCCAAGCCAGGTCGCGATCCGGTAAATGTCGATTCCCTTGCTCGCACAGATGGAGGCAAAGGAATGCCGCATCACGTGTGGCGTGACCCACGGCACTCCCTGCGCCTTCATGTATTCGGAAAACGCACGTCGAAAATCGAATCGGTACCGATGCGATCCGTGCGTCACAGTTGGTTCGAGAACGTAAGGCGAGCGCAAGCCATACCGTTTCAGAAATTCAGCGAATTGATCGGTCAGCGGGACGGTTCGCGCATCGCGATCCTTCGGCCGAAATGTCGCTGTCTGGCGAATCTCCACAGTCCGCCCTGACAGATTGAACCATTCGGGCACGGCTTCCACGATTTCCAATTTTCGCATTCCAGCATGAAAACCGGAGAACAAAATGAATCGTAGATCGTCGTTGGGCGCATTTTCGATCAAGCGTTGTGCGAGATCGAACTCAGCGAAGCGGGTCCTGCCTTTTCGATCAATCCGATCGAGCTGGACATCGAGAACCGGATTTCGCCGGCACAGATTCTCCCTCACGCACCAATTGAAAAATGAGCGCAACGTAAACATGTAGCTTTCCGCCGTGCTCGCGGCGATGCGCGCCTTTGCCGCATTGTAGAAAGCCTTGCATTGATAGCCCGTCACGTTGGTTGGCGGGATATTTCTGACGCTATCCGCAAACAGATTGAGGGACGAGCGTTTGCTGTCTGCGCTCATTTTGCTGTAGCGGTTGGTTTCGTACTTGTGTTTCAAGAAGCGCTCGACCTCGGCGCGAAATGATTGCGCCGGCTGCAACTCGGGAGCGTCCATGATTTCCCGCGCGCGCTGAACGGCCTCAACGTAATCCCGCGTTTCAAGCGAGAGCATGCTGCGCCGTCCGTTTACTTGTTTTGCAAACCAGTAAATTTCACCGCGCAAATAAAGGCCTTTGATCCTGCCTTTGAGCATGGGCGGATGCTTGCGTGCCCGTACCTTTTACCCGCTCCATGTGGGGAGCATCATCGGCGATCTGTCGGGCACTGAGTCAGTTTGATGTCCCGGCAAAGGGATGAGTAAACCTTTGCCGGGACTCGTGCCTCAGAACGAAATTTTGCTGGAACGCGCGTTCCTTCTGAAGCTAATAGATTCCAAGCAGTCGCCGTGCCCTTTCAACGTCTTGGGGGTCACCGACGAATTGCAGTTCGATTTGATTGCCGAGGCGTTTTTTGAGGATGATTTTTAGCCGGGCGAACTCGTGTCCGGTGAGGCGAGCTTTAATATCATCCTTCGTCTGCTCGACCCCGGCCTTTTCGAATGAATGCGGAACGAAATCGACTTCGAAACGAATCACTTCGCCACGTCTAGCACGTAAGTCATTTGTGCGCCAAGCTCCAAACGTGATCGGCAACGCCTACTTCAATCGCCAGGGCAGCATTGTCGGCCTTATCGATGAAGCGACTAGATCAACACGAACGGGAGAGAAGCTCTGGCGAAAATTCTGGAAGACTGACCGCAGAAGTTGGCCATCCCACTCTGCTAGCGCGCCGGAAGGGAAAACTCGTAATGCGAGAATGAACTACAAGGAGCAATCCAAGGAGCTACTGAGCAGCATTATCCAAGATCGAAGCCACCGACCTCGCGTCCGACGTTGACGCGAGCCTGAAGTTTTCAGAGTTCGACCCCGAAACTCGCTCGATTCGGTCTGTCAAAAACCACGCGTTCTTGCCACTGCGGATTCGTCTCGCTTCTTGACAGTTGATTCGACATTACGAAGCGACGAAAAAGCGACTTTCCAGACAGATTTTTTTGTAACACTTTACTGTAACATTTTGCGTGTTTGCATGGGTTCGCATGGCTCCATATCGAGTTGCCCACGAGGGAAGAGAGTGCTCACGGAGGCTCTGGGCATGTTGACACGGTAGGGGTCACAGGTTCGAACCCTGTATCGCGCACCATCTGCAATCCCTCGCGACATCGATTTACGTTGAGCAACGAAAACGTACGCGAGGCGAATGCGGATCGTTGCGGTCCCCGGCGCGAATGACTCCGTCTCCTCGCGTTCCGGAAGCGGCACGTCGACTGAGCGCACACGTTTGCGGTCATCGCCCTGCGGGCCAAACCGCTGGCGATCATTGAGCGTCTGAAACTGTTTGCTTTGCGGAGTCGCTGCGTGCTTTGTCATATCCGGCATCGTAGGCCTTGCGCGCCGAGCCGTTGCTCTGCGCCTGGAGCGTTTCGCTGGAGAAGCACACCGCCACCCGCGGCTGCCGTGGTGATCAGCGGGTTTCCGTTGCTCCGCTTATTTCCGATGAATGCGCCGCCGGATGCGGCGACGGTGTCGCCAACAATCCGTGTTGGACTAACGCCCGCGCAGTTCGTCAGCAGTGCGCTGACGAAGAGTAAAAAAAGAAGTGTCGCGTTTTTCATTACGCGACCAGTTGTAGCGGTTCAGCGCGAGCTGGATGCTCTAATACGCGAGCAACCGCGCAGCACGTTTAAGCCTCGTAAAATGTAATGCGGGTATCGCACAAAAGCACCGATATTGTGCAAAACCAGAGAATTGACTGAATGCGTGTCGTCCATCTTACTGCCAATCCGGCGCTTCCGCGTTCGACATTCGCATATCTTGGCCGCAACGATGTCCCGATTGCGCTTGCCGCGCAAATTGCCAGATCAGCTACGTCCGCTGACGAGTACGCAGCGCACTTTTCGACTCTCTTGATTGGCAGTGGCGTATTCGAACCGCTGTATTGTTTGCGGTCTCAACACCTCCCGTCGACCGCAAAGGTCTATGCTGTCGATGCCGACGAACAAGTCGTTTCCCACCTTCGCTCACTGCGGAGTGGTCTGAGCTCGGTTCCGCATCAGGCGTCTCGAAGCACGAATGCTGTTGATGCCCTGAAAGGGCGGTCGGCAATGACTCCGTTCCCATCAGAGAATGAAGTGCTTCTGCTTAGATCGTCCGAGCGTCGTCGGCTATTCGTGGAACGCTGCGACATCAAAAAAGAGCGTCCTTTTAGCACCGTGAGACAGCGCTTCAGCCTAATAGTTTGCAACAATCTGCTTCCCAACCTCTTGATGATTCACCCGGTTGACGCGTTCCAGTCGCTCGTCAGGTGCCTCGCCGAACGTCTGGCGCCAGGTGGGTGTTTGCTGATTGGCACCATTGACAGTTCACTTTATCCCTCGGGACAGCATCCCCGCGCCATCGGGAACTATTCACGCCGTTGCCGTTCTCTCTTCGAAGGGATTCCGCTTCGTCTAAGTCTTTGGTGTACTCGAGCCATCGTTTCAGAGAGGCTTGGATCTGCACGGGCGGTTGATGGTTACTCGTTTCTTTTCTTTACGCACGGGGACCCAAATGCATGCGCGATTCTTCGCGCGCGTCTCAACGCCGGTTCTGTGAAATCCTGCGTGCGGCCAAGCTCGACTTCCAGGCGAATGGTTGGCAGGATTTGGAAAGTGTCTCGGGCACACTATATTTGGTTGGCTTTACCCGAACAGTCAGGAGTCGTTGGCATTTTTGGCGAGCGGTTTCCAAAAAGCAGCATTGCTGCGCTCCACGGGCGTGAGGAGTTTCACCCGCGCGTGATGGAATGGGCGCTTAGGGCATTGAATCACTAGGCGGGACGGGCAGCGATGTTCTGTATTATCGTCTCGCCGAACTCGACAGCCACCGCGCGAAACATGCAGCTCGCACTGCGGTATCTTCAGAGACGACTTCCACGCAGACCTTGCGTCCGCGTCGTTGACCAGAACGTCATCACCGTGACGGCGCCAGAGGAATTGTCATTGTCGCGAGGTGAACGAGGCGAGTCACTGCTCATGCATGGACCGTATCGCATCAGGTCGTGTGCTCGAACCGAGATATTCCCAAATGCTGCATCGATCGACAGAATTGCGCATGCAAATCCAAATCACCACATCGTCTGGTCCTCCGTAAAACGGCGAACGGTTTTTGTGCGATGCGCTCGTGTAGGTTTTCGCCCACTTTACTATCACCGGACTCGGGATGGCATCACGCTGATCTCGTCACATCTGATCTTCCAGCGTCTTCTTGCTGGTCCGCTTTCACCAGATCCGGTGGGAATGATGCAGCAGCTTGGAGCCTCCGCGTGTACAGGAACGCGGACACTCCTACAGCGTGTATCGCGTATCCCCGCCGAGACTGTTCTCCAGATGACGGACAGCGACTACTCGGAGCACTGCTTTTCCGCATCCGATGGGGATTACGACGTGCCCACCTCCGAAGCGAATGAAGAGCGGCTTCTCGGAATCGCCCAGAAGGTCGTCCGCGACACTGTGCCTGAAAAGGATCTCTGCGTCGCACTTTCGGGCGGTTTTGACTCACGGTTTTTGTTATTCACGTCACTTCTCGCTCGCAAGCAGGCATTCGCAATAACGCTCGGTCACCCGGGCTGGTTAGACGTTGATTTAGCGAAGGCGCTCACGTCTGCGCTCGGCATTCCACATGTTATTACAGCTCCTAAACCGTCATCCACGGTGGCGCAGGTCCGCTATATTCTAGATGAGGTAGAACACCTTTCGGACTACTTATCCCCAATTTGGCTGAGCGAGTTTCGAACCGCGCTGATACAAACATCATTGCCAGTGTTGAATGGCTTCTTCGGCGGGCCGCTAACCGGCGGTCTCTCCTCACCGTCGTGCGATCCATCGACAACCTCGCCGTCCGCGGTCAGCCGATGGCTTCGCGAAGTTAACAAATGCTCGATTCGCTGGTCACTCCTCCGTCGCGTATGCCGAGTGCCCGTCACTCCAATCCGCCGGATGGTCGGAAAGCACGCATCAGCACTCGTGCACCTTGCCGAAGGATCAATACGTGCTCTGGAGTTCAATTATCGTCAGCGCGGTTTTGTGTACCTCAACACCGGGAATCTGTATTCGCTCTATTGCAATGTCCGTACACCGTTTGCGGACCTACGTCTCCGCGCACTTTTCGACGGGCTTACATCGCGAGACCTCCGACAGCAGGCGCTATACAGGCGCGTCCTGAAAATCTTGGACACCACCGGTGTTCCTGTGGCCTCGACAACTTCCCGCATGTACCGGCCGGAAACCTTTACCAGCGGACCTCGTGAATTCCTTTTCCAGAGTTACAGGAGGCTTCGGCCGGCCATCCAAGACATGATTGCGAGCACGCGGGAGCAGCTCGACGACTTTTTTGATGTGGACCAGTTACTCGTCATCACCAACGCCGCTAGGCGCGATCCGTTGCGGGGCGTCCCTGCCTTCACAGAAGCGCTTCTGCTGGTCAACGCTGCTCTTTGGTGGCTTTATGCCCGTGAGACGCCATAAAGACGGTGTCTGCCGCTAAGCAAATTAGCGATCATCACGACGCCGTCATCCTGAACTGAACCCTGCGCCCGGTTGATTGGGACCAGGTATTCGAAGACAAGGGCATAAAGAAACACATCGATTCGTCGCTTAACGTCCGGTGTCACATAATTTCCACTAAGCGCATGCTTTAACGCGGAAAGAAGCGTTTCTCGCCTCTGTACGTCAATGGTAAATCCATGGCCTGCATAGTAAGCCGGTCCCAGCGTGATTAGCGGCTTCTTTAGCCAAAGAAACTCCAATCCCGCCTGTGACGTAAACGTAATTGCTGCGTCCGCCAATTGCATAAGGTCATACGTGTTACATTCAACTCCACGAAAGACAGTCACGTTCTTCATGGGATGTGTCTCTGATAACCGCTCTGCCATAACGTCTTGACGCATGCTTGTGATCTCCCCTCCCGGGTGCAGTCGCACTGCCAAGTGCATCGAAGACAGTGGCGGCTTCGAGAATAGGTCGAATAGAGCGCTGATGGCCTCAGTTTGAGTCCGAAATGCCATGGCGTCCGAGAGCATGACTGAATCATGCGGAACCTGACCGAGAAAAAGCGCTAACCGCGTACTTGCGTCTATCCCTAAGTCGGCCTTGAATCGGATACTTGATGGCGGCTGTGGAATTGTCCCGTTCCCCCCTTGAAGCTTCTCTGCGAAAAACTGTTCTAGGCGGGTCTGTTCGTGATAGAGCAACGCTCTTGCATACGCTAACTCTGCTCCCAAGCCACGAAGCTCGTTTCGATTTCCTGCAACACCGGTTGTAGAATAGTGTTTTCGATCGGCAAATGTGCTGCTTTCGGTTCCTATTACTTGGACTGTAGCTTTTCGACAGGATTCGACCATCAGTCGTTCCAGATAAAAGAAGCCGTTGAACAGAATGCAGTGGGTCGGCCGCTGCTCAGCCAAGAACTTTTCGAGAGCGATAAGACTTGCGCACGCAGCTTTAAATAGCTCGACGATTGAGGACCATTCGGTAGGGGTAGCGTGTTGAACACCGGTCTCGACGTCGTCCCATTGGAACAGCGCGCCGAGCGACGGCCTTATCACGGCCCACATGTTCAGCCCGTTGAACTCTGCCGATAATAATTCGTTTGGAGAGGCAGGTGTGAAAGGAGGTGAGTCTCCGGGAGCCGAATAGTAGTCTTCGAGGCGATAGAACAATGATGTGTTTTGCTGAAGCCAATCCGCGGCGCATCCACGAACGCGCGCACACTCGGCTATAGTAGGCGGCTGCAACTGGTGAAAGTATGTGCAGGACGCTCCGGATGTTAGAAGATGCAGAAAGCTAACTGACCTGCCGGCCATCTGCCTTTCCAGCCGCGCGTTGAGCCTAATGGTGTCGTGGAAATAGCAGCATGTCGTATGGAAAATGACGACGCGGCAGTCAAGGGCAGCGTTCACGGTCACGGGTCCACAAACTGCGGCATCGCAAGGCCGAACGGCACAAACGCTGATTGAATCGCCTCCGCGCGCACGTGTGACCACAAACGAAAACAAGGTCGATTCCAATTCGACGCGAAAGTAACAAAGTGGGCAATGCTTACGTTCTTGGGCCAGGTGTAGGGCGGGCGCGGGGGCAAATAGTTGAAACGTCGCGGTAGAAAGCGGGCGACAACTTCGCCGCGGTGGATTCCGAGGGACAGCGCATTCTGCTCGGCGCTGTACGGGTTGAGCATGCCGGCCGGAACAGATGCATCAGCGTGGGCGAGGGCGTCATACGACCTGCGCCACTTTTCCGGCAATGAGCTGCCTGCTCGCGCAAGCCAGACTCCGCTATTTACCGTCACCATGCATTGGAGTTCGCCAACCTCTAGATTTAGGAATTGCGCGAGGATTTTGTGATGCTCTGGGATACAGCCGTTCTGAAATGACGATTCTCGGAGGAAGCGCATGAACCGCTGTTCGTTCGCCTTCGGTTCACCATTCCAATCCCACTCTGTTACGCAACGAATATCTTCGCCCTGCCAGGGTTTGTCGAATGCAGCCGAGGGGTCACTTAAGAACAAAGTATCGGGATCGACGTGAAGAAACGCCTCGATTCGAGGCATGGCGGCTTCACAGACTGCGCGGTGCAAGATCGTCGAGAGCTCAATCCGCAAGCGCATAACCCGAGCGGGGCGTGACTCGCCTTTGCCGACCACTGAAGTCGGCGCAGGAAGAGCGACGCTGAGTAATTGAACCTCTGGCGCCGCCGCAGATAACCAGTTTTTGAATTCCGCCGAAACGCCGCAATCAACGACTAACTTCAACGATCTGTTATAGAAGGCACGGCAGAACTTCTTAAGGGAGTAAATGCTGGTTGGGAAAAACCCCTCGGCGCCAGAGTCGAACATCCATACGACGGCGCGCGGCGAAGTCATTACCTACGATCCGTTGACCAGCTGTTGCCGATACCAGTGGATTGTTCTCGTAAGTCCATCTTCCAGTGACACGAAATTAGCGGCATCCAAGCCGAGGCAGCGTAAGCTGTGTGGATCGCCCACGACTTCGCTGTCGACGGGCTCGCCAGGCCGCATAGGCAAGTGCTCAGTCCCGGCTAAACTCGCAGCGATTTCGTTAATGAGTTCGGCAACCTGCTTGATCGAAGTTCGTCGTCCTGTGCCCGCCTCGAGGATCATATCGTACGGAACATTCGGGTTCGTTGCGGCCAGAAGGAGAACACGCGCCACGTCTTCGACATAAATCATATCCATAATTTGTTCTCCCGACCCGAAAATCTTAATCGGTTGCCGCGCCAATGCAGCTGCAATGAAATTCGGAATTACTTTGCGAACGGGCGCCGCTTTTTGGTGCGGACCATACGTGTTTAAGGCACGAACGACCGCAATTTTAGTCCCATGTTCTTTGTTGTACATCAGCGCGAAGCGTTCGGCGGCGCTCTTTGTGATTGCGTAGGAGTTATTCATGAAGTGATTTCCTACAGTTATCTGGACGCACCGAATTGGTTGCGCTATCGACGCTGACCGGATGGCCTCATAGAGGTAGAGTGCACCGAGAAGATTGGTTTCAACGGAAGGGATAGGGTTTTCGACAGTTTCTGCCGTACCGAGCAAACCTGCTAAATTCACGACACATTCGAATTCCGGGACGAGAGACGTAAGTAAGTTCCTGTCCCGCACGTCTCCAAGGATGCGGGCGGTGGCGGCACCTGAGCTGTTGCGCGAGGCGCGGTAATCCAAAATCGTCACTGAGTGACCGGCCTCAACAGCGGCCTCGACGAGGTGGCGCCCTATAAAACCAGCACCGATAATTAACATCTTCATCGCAGTTCCGGCGCACGAGGCACGATTCCAAGCGACCGTCCTAATCGCTCAGCGGATGTCTTCGCGCAAAACAATATCCTCTCGCGTTCCGGAGGTCTTGTCAGCCCCGATTTTGGCCGTCGTGGGATGTGCTGTGGTGGCCGATAATCGATGCCACAATGTCGTCAGTTCCGCGCACGGCCTGTGATCGTTCATCGAACTGCGC
Proteins encoded in this region:
- the mobF gene encoding MobF family relaxase, with product FAATRIRGAKRNADRRTDNIVAALFEHETSRALDPHLHTHCIVFNATHDPEERRWKALQNYEMLGAQKFVENVYYHELARALGSFGYTIANSARGDFELAEIPRALCERFSKRHREIDDKTREFLASHPDKLPGNQNAIREHIAHKERARKGEMAAAGLLRKLWEEQVTPEELAAIRERHVARPAIEQGGSAESALSWAEAHLFERRSVVREHELWRHALEAIRGSSVGLAEIKRLSASRDYLRGDNDRVAHREMLAREWEIVRAATDGIGIHPPLARARAEIHSQLAPDQQLALGSILSSRNFITLFRGGAGTGKSFVLQRVQGAVNKNGRRSVVVAPQRQQVIDLMRDGLVDAQTVSECLQRGTLPDGGVVIVDEAGQIGGRQLLDLIRLVRGVDGRLILSGDTRQHGPVEASDALRAIERYAGLPAAQLEQVRRQEPKRAQSIEERKRIEQYRAAVEAAAAGDLAQSVRKLEGINAFVECGPAEQNEHIRDAYLDIAKRGESALVISQTRAEVRDINNAIREQLRQRGVLGAESEVTALDQLDLTAAQKLDARHYPPNCVLVFNRDVAGFKRGAQAKLIGITANRLAIELAGKVRQIPVAKIDHLNVCRASELAIAAGDKLQLKANGATADGRKLANGEIVNIAAIKPNGAIRLQDGRILPPHYRQFVLGYAVTSYGSQGKTIDHVLFSDSAVRAATNAQQWYVTISRGRKSIRIFTPDKEQLRHAIMRSGQRELALDLLPPGVRRHRVRDRMLRAVRRGRDFARRVCRIAMSEWTTRFIDSRTTLANEIRQQQRSRSARPNVLAA
- a CDS encoding tyrosine-type recombinase/integrase; this translates as MLKGRIKGLYLRGEIYWFAKQVNGRRSMLSLETRDYVEAVQRAREIMDAPELQPAQSFRAEVERFLKHKYETNRYSKMSADSKRSSLNLFADSVRNIPPTNVTGYQCKAFYNAAKARIAASTAESYMFTLRSFFNWCVRENLCRRNPVLDVQLDRIDRKGRTRFAEFDLAQRLIENAPNDDLRFILFSGFHAGMRKLEIVEAVPEWFNLSGRTVEIRQTATFRPKDRDARTVPLTDQFAEFLKRYGLRSPYVLEPTVTHGSHRYRFDFRRAFSEYMKAQGVPWVTPHVMRHSFASICASKGIDIYRIATWLGDDVRVVQRHYAKLRPDDREIMKAFTV
- a CDS encoding NAD-dependent epimerase/dehydratase family protein, translated to MKMLIIGAGFIGRHLVEAAVEAGHSVTILDYRASRNSSGAATARILGDVRDRNLLTSLVPEFECVVNLAGLLGTAETVENPIPSVETNLLGALYLYEAIRSASIAQPIRCVQITVGNHFMNNSYAITKSAAERFALMYNKEHGTKIAVVRALNTYGPHQKAAPVRKVIPNFIAAALARQPIKIFGSGEQIMDMIYVEDVARVLLLAATNPNVPYDMILEAGTGRRTSIKQVAELINEIAASLAGTEHLPMRPGEPVDSEVVGDPHSLRCLGLDAANFVSLEDGLTRTIHWYRQQLVNGS